One genomic window of Dehalobacter sp. includes the following:
- a CDS encoding sigma-70 family RNA polymerase sigma factor translates to MFDIDDIYKEYAETVFKFLIILCNDEDTAEELTQETFYRAIKSANRYDGTCKVSTWLCQIAKHLWYQEIDKRSRKETSMLNDNIVSNKFNPEEELCLIEDKMQLIKAVHILDETAKEIVLLRITGAFSFREIGEVFNKNENWARVTFYRAKQKIMKGRL, encoded by the coding sequence ATGTTCGACATAGATGACATTTATAAGGAATATGCAGAGACAGTCTTTAAATTTCTGATCATTCTTTGTAACGATGAGGATACTGCGGAAGAGCTCACGCAGGAGACCTTTTACCGTGCAATAAAATCAGCCAATCGCTATGACGGTACATGTAAAGTCTCGACATGGCTTTGCCAAATTGCAAAACATCTGTGGTATCAAGAGATTGATAAAAGAAGCCGCAAAGAAACATCTATGCTTAATGACAATATTGTTTCCAACAAATTTAATCCGGAGGAAGAATTATGTCTGATAGAAGATAAAATGCAACTTATCAAAGCAGTACATATTCTTGATGAAACTGCAAAGGAAATAGTTCTCTTACGCATCACTGGTGCATTTTCTTTTAGAGAAATTGGGGAAGTATTCAACAAAAATGAAAACTGGGCAAGAGTCACTTTTTACCGTGCAAAACAAAAAATTATGAAAGGAAGATTGTAA
- a CDS encoding zf-HC2 domain-containing protein — MIKCAIIKDLLPSYIDGLTSSESNLEIEEHLNNCPQCKEIFEQMKAEVRVENTEYNKEKIKPFKKLNRKVFKAVLITLTICALAVVSYLYFFGFGWKVNSADMNIDYVYRDDKILFEFELTDGRVLNPWSHPDADNIHAKTIKFTECFSSILDDRGEHPNKFSYGIHCTDYNGNKVQFTKGDCVILQFKDKTETFYLREIAKELNIM; from the coding sequence ATGATAAAATGTGCAATTATAAAAGACCTGTTACCAAGCTATATTGATGGTTTGACCAGCTCTGAAAGCAACCTGGAAATCGAAGAGCATCTTAATAATTGTCCTCAATGCAAGGAAATTTTTGAGCAAATGAAAGCAGAGGTCAGGGTAGAAAATACCGAATACAACAAAGAAAAAATCAAACCATTCAAAAAGCTGAATAGAAAAGTTTTTAAAGCAGTTCTAATAACCTTGACAATCTGTGCATTGGCAGTAGTATCTTATCTCTATTTCTTTGGATTTGGATGGAAAGTGAACTCCGCTGATATGAACATCGACTATGTTTATAGAGACGACAAGATATTATTTGAATTTGAACTGACAGATGGTAGAGTTCTTAATCCTTGGAGTCATCCGGACGCGGACAACATTCATGCTAAAACTATTAAGTTTACAGAATGTTTCAGTAGTATCTTAGATGACAGAGGTGAACATCCAAACAAGTTTTCATATGGCATACACTGTACCGATTATAATGGCAATAAAGTACAATTTACTAAGGGTGATTGCGTTATATTACAATTCAAGGACAAAACAGAAACTTTTTATTTGAGGGAAATAGCTAAAGAATTAAATATAATGTAA
- a CDS encoding DUF3795 domain-containing protein, protein MNNKMKEELIAPCGMNCRLCLGNQREKNHCKGCRNEIDIRYKTKGSVSCIIKNCSVIKSNESGFCFECDKYPCRRLKQLDKRYRTKYHMSMLENLEQIKQYGIDSFLRNEENKWTCKECGNIVCVHRAFCLICKTTYIE, encoded by the coding sequence ATGAATAATAAAATGAAGGAAGAATTGATTGCTCCTTGTGGTATGAATTGCAGACTTTGCTTAGGTAATCAAAGAGAGAAAAATCATTGCAAAGGGTGTCGGAATGAGATAGATATTAGGTATAAAACAAAAGGTAGCGTCAGTTGCATAATCAAAAACTGTTCTGTAATTAAAAGCAATGAATCGGGATTTTGCTTTGAATGTGATAAATACCCTTGCCGGAGGTTAAAACAGTTAGATAAGCGATATCGAACAAAATATCACATGAGCATGCTTGAAAACCTTGAGCAGATAAAGCAATATGGCATTGATTCGTTTTTGCGGAATGAGGAAAATAAATGGACTTGCAAAGAATGTGGCAATATTGTTTGCGTACATAGAGCTTTTTGTTTGATCTGCAAAACTACATACATAGAGTGA
- a CDS encoding YcxB family protein — MEDKIIVEISYTDKDIRNAVFEVINRINSLWVLSVCAFFVLGLVLFITIKNGFSAYYNGLLIVFLIISLLFFAIYYIYPINRYIKVYKIWKVSTFIFTSENIEIIRDYAQSICKWTMFIKACELKRYFILVDINKSLTILPKSAFGDESDIEKFKNILASKMKLLK, encoded by the coding sequence TTGGAAGATAAAATAATTGTTGAGATTAGTTATACGGATAAAGATATTAGAAACGCAGTATTTGAAGTTATTAATAGAATAAATAGCTTGTGGGTACTATCTGTCTGTGCTTTTTTTGTGTTGGGATTGGTTCTATTTATTACCATAAAAAATGGTTTTTCAGCCTACTATAATGGATTGTTAATTGTTTTTTTAATCATTAGTTTATTATTTTTCGCCATCTACTATATTTACCCAATTAATCGATATATTAAAGTATATAAAATTTGGAAAGTTAGTACTTTTATATTCACATCTGAAAATATAGAAATAATACGTGATTATGCTCAGAGCATATGCAAATGGACCATGTTTATTAAAGCTTGTGAACTAAAAAGGTATTTCATTTTAGTAGATATCAATAAGTCTTTGACGATATTGCCCAAGAGTGCTTTTGGAGATGAATCTGATATCGAGAAGTTTAAAAATATTCTTGCAAGTAAGATGAAATTGCTGAAGTAG
- a CDS encoding ankyrin repeat domain-containing protein → MGFISLILGAILGFVSIFGIILSLIGLILLIIYLAKRKTKKKKGLLIAAIVLLLIGIPTAFTFPGFYTIANNASMNQYVNPKEYPVNNAVMKHDNNKLKKLLDEGANPNEIFKGVPAIFWACSNFDDGVNYEAAKILISHKVNLSYDDCSLMKDILIGEKRYDDQSDIYNIVKLLIENGYNVNETDSDGITLLMYATVDSKFDKGFTLSNKLTDLLLKSGAKINERDNKGRTVLMWACGSVLNSNADISKIPSIELKDQFASFDYNIIKSLIKTGVDVNSKDNQGFTALDYFKQTEEIDKKWGQYDTVGQTKDYIDECKAIEILLQGE, encoded by the coding sequence ATGGGATTTATTTCATTGATCTTAGGAGCAATATTAGGGTTTGTCTCTATTTTCGGAATAATATTAAGCCTTATTGGATTAATATTATTAATTATATATTTAGCGAAAAGAAAAACAAAAAAGAAAAAAGGGTTATTAATTGCAGCAATTGTACTGTTATTAATTGGAATACCAACTGCATTTACATTTCCTGGGTTTTATACAATTGCAAATAATGCATCAATGAATCAGTACGTAAACCCTAAAGAATACCCTGTTAACAATGCTGTTATGAAGCATGACAATAACAAGTTGAAAAAATTGTTAGATGAAGGTGCAAATCCAAATGAGATATTTAAAGGTGTACCCGCAATTTTTTGGGCATGCAGCAATTTTGACGATGGTGTTAACTATGAAGCCGCAAAAATATTAATTAGCCATAAAGTCAATCTCTCATACGATGACTGCTCACTGATGAAGGATATTCTAATAGGGGAAAAGCGTTATGATGACCAATCCGACATATACAATATTGTTAAATTATTGATAGAAAATGGTTACAACGTTAATGAAACAGATAGCGACGGGATCACTTTGCTAATGTATGCAACTGTTGATTCCAAATTTGATAAAGGATTTACTCTGTCTAATAAACTTACAGATTTATTATTAAAAAGCGGCGCAAAGATAAATGAAAGAGATAATAAGGGTAGGACAGTACTTATGTGGGCTTGTGGCTCTGTATTGAATTCTAATGCAGATATCTCTAAAATTCCAAGTATTGAACTTAAGGATCAGTTTGCGTCATTTGATTATAATATTATAAAATCCTTGATAAAAACTGGAGTTGACGTAAATTCAAAAGATAACCAAGGGTTTACAGCACTCGATTATTTTAAGCAGACAGAAGAAATTGATAAAAAATGGGGCCAATATGATACGGTTGGACAGACTAAAGATTATATTGATGAATGTAAAGCAATTGAAATATTACTTCAGGGTGAATAA
- a CDS encoding DUF3102 domain-containing protein, with the protein MMYPAKDTATDPENDPVSNTVPDVISGRTPHVIAAEINMIKYQAENIYLTAIVEIGRRLTEAKAFLKFGEWGKWLEESVDFSQSRANKLMRIFKEYGEGQLTNSNSEPNPKLNYSQAVLLLGIPKEERAQFIVDMDVEGMTTQELRQAVKERTQARQEKDQTQQENADFQKKVEDQGGTITELTAELANLKAQLENVKASKEELAITARQLNDSLESLRKSSSAQSYERMRNNFMKSSLKVRANHLAFLCENLDQTVREVKQKLREIAPNDKETYIIYKNKVCDLMDVWRKDEAWSREACPCGDGQ; encoded by the coding sequence ATGATGTATCCAGCAAAGGATACAGCAACCGATCCGGAGAATGATCCAGTAAGCAATACAGTACCTGATGTCATCAGCGGACGTACGCCGCATGTCATAGCGGCTGAGATTAACATGATCAAATATCAGGCTGAGAATATCTACCTTACCGCTATCGTCGAGATTGGAAGACGGTTGACGGAGGCCAAAGCCTTTCTTAAGTTTGGAGAATGGGGCAAGTGGCTGGAGGAGTCGGTCGATTTCTCCCAAAGCAGGGCCAATAAACTGATGCGTATCTTCAAAGAGTATGGAGAAGGACAGCTTACCAACTCAAATTCGGAGCCGAATCCGAAATTAAACTACAGCCAGGCGGTGCTTCTTTTAGGTATCCCGAAGGAGGAACGGGCGCAATTCATCGTCGATATGGATGTCGAAGGCATGACCACCCAGGAACTGCGTCAGGCGGTCAAGGAACGGACGCAGGCCCGGCAAGAAAAAGACCAGACCCAGCAAGAGAACGCGGACTTCCAGAAAAAAGTGGAAGACCAAGGTGGTACCATCACCGAGCTGACTGCGGAACTCGCCAATCTAAAGGCCCAATTGGAGAACGTCAAGGCGTCCAAAGAAGAACTCGCTATAACGGCCAGACAGCTGAATGATTCGTTGGAATCGCTCCGAAAAAGCTCATCCGCCCAGAGCTACGAGAGGATGAGAAATAACTTCATGAAGAGTTCGCTCAAAGTCAGGGCTAACCATCTCGCCTTCCTCTGTGAAAACTTGGATCAAACCGTTAGGGAAGTAAAGCAAAAGCTGCGCGAAATCGCCCCTAATGACAAGGAGACGTATATCATTTATAAGAATAAGGTTTGCGATCTTATGGATGTGTGGCGTAAAGACGAGGCGTGGAGCAGGGAAGCTTGCCCCTGCGGAGATGGGCAGTAA
- a CDS encoding anaerobic ribonucleoside-triphosphate reductase activating protein, giving the protein MLMDIEPFSLVDYPGHIVATVFFGGCNFQCGYCHNPALVNKKEKSRTSPSAVIEFMKTRKGLLDGVCLTGGEPLLSPDLNPFVREVKALGFKVKLDTNGSSPEKLRELAPFLDYIAMDIKCTPDKYEKLTACKNSGEAAFETIQWIRASTIAYEFRTTVLPVWHTFEDLKLIREFLGNETPWVLQQFRQSPQGVLDGKTYDAYPDSWLKEMGEKLNCPVRGLK; this is encoded by the coding sequence ATGCTAATGGATATTGAACCTTTCTCTCTTGTCGATTATCCTGGACATATCGTAGCAACGGTCTTTTTTGGAGGTTGTAATTTCCAGTGTGGCTACTGCCATAACCCTGCTTTGGTCAACAAGAAGGAGAAGTCGCGGACTTCTCCTTCTGCTGTCATTGAATTTATGAAGACCAGGAAAGGATTACTGGACGGTGTTTGTCTTACTGGCGGGGAGCCGCTTTTATCCCCGGATCTGAATCCCTTTGTAAGAGAGGTCAAAGCGCTCGGTTTCAAGGTGAAATTGGATACCAATGGAAGCAGCCCGGAAAAACTCCGGGAGCTGGCTCCTTTCCTGGACTATATTGCCATGGATATTAAATGTACTCCTGATAAATACGAGAAGCTGACCGCGTGCAAAAACAGCGGAGAGGCGGCGTTTGAAACCATCCAATGGATCAGGGCGAGTACAATTGCATACGAATTCAGAACTACGGTACTGCCGGTCTGGCATACATTTGAAGATCTAAAGCTAATCCGTGAGTTCCTCGGAAATGAAACTCCCTGGGTGCTCCAGCAGTTTCGGCAGTCCCCCCAGGGCGTGCTCGACGGGAAAACTTATGATGCTTATCCTGACTCATGGCTCAAAGAAATGGGAGAGAAGCTGAATTGTCCTGTCCGTGGCCTGAAATAG
- a CDS encoding ribonucleoside triphosphate reductase yields MYVVKRDGRREIFNQEKICKAVEKAFIATETPNVTNWAKIVTDRVFSELEAAYSKNEGFQIEQIQDKVEDVLMQTGNTNVARAYIRYRFQHEIIRNQESAKNDNNKLFSDYLGLGTWEIKENSNMGFSVQGLNRFVTSKATNAFWQSLLPSEVGKAHDSGALHNHDMGDLAPYCVGWDLKDLLLVGFRGAEGKTTSKPAKHFRSALGQIVNFVYTLQGEAAGAQALSSFDTYLAPFVRVDNLDYKQVKQGIQEFIFNVNVPTRVGFQSPFFNITLDVRAAESAIKDEPAVVDGKFLDTPYREYQAEMDIINMAFCEVMLEGDADGNIFSFPIPTYNITKGFDWNSEVSRAIFKMTDKYGIPYFANFINSDMNPEDARSMCCRLRLDNRELRKRGGGLFGANPLTGSIGVVTLNLPLYGYLAKGNWDQFITLIDNHMNIARSSLQTKRKTLEILTDNGLYPYTKFYLRDIKKRFGKYWTNHFSTIGLVGMNEAIRNFTSDADDITTVFGQNFAKETLNYMRDRIQEFQEQDGDLYNLEATPAEGTSYRLAKINKKHYPDMITAGDNEPYYTNSTHLPVGYTSDLFRAVELQDDLQTLYTGGTVLHGYLAESLDDLAVAKAVVRRVFENFQLPYFTLTPTFSICEDHKYIKGEHFNCPECGRETLVMTRVTGFYRPISAMNPGKQEEKKETVKYRVMGITPSLFDGVAK; encoded by the coding sequence ATGTACGTTGTGAAAAGGGATGGAAGAAGAGAAATTTTTAATCAGGAGAAGATTTGCAAGGCGGTAGAAAAGGCTTTTATCGCTACCGAGACCCCCAATGTCACCAACTGGGCGAAGATTGTTACCGACAGGGTATTCTCGGAATTGGAAGCTGCTTACAGTAAGAATGAAGGCTTCCAAATCGAGCAGATTCAGGACAAAGTCGAAGATGTCCTGATGCAGACAGGAAATACCAATGTCGCCAGAGCATATATCCGGTACCGCTTCCAGCATGAAATCATTCGAAATCAGGAAAGCGCCAAAAACGATAACAATAAATTATTCTCTGATTACCTGGGGCTGGGAACCTGGGAAATCAAAGAGAATTCCAATATGGGATTTTCGGTTCAGGGGCTTAACCGGTTTGTAACCAGCAAAGCGACCAATGCTTTCTGGCAATCTCTGCTTCCGTCTGAAGTCGGCAAAGCGCACGATTCCGGTGCTTTACACAATCATGACATGGGAGACCTTGCTCCATATTGCGTCGGCTGGGATCTCAAAGATCTGCTTCTGGTGGGTTTTAGGGGCGCGGAAGGCAAAACGACCTCCAAACCGGCCAAACACTTCCGTTCCGCACTCGGACAGATCGTTAATTTCGTTTATACCTTACAGGGAGAAGCTGCCGGTGCTCAGGCGCTCTCCAGCTTTGATACCTATCTTGCTCCGTTCGTCAGAGTGGATAACCTCGATTATAAACAAGTCAAACAGGGGATTCAGGAATTTATTTTTAATGTCAATGTCCCGACCCGGGTGGGTTTCCAGTCTCCATTTTTTAATATTACGCTCGATGTGCGGGCGGCCGAATCGGCCATCAAAGATGAGCCTGCTGTCGTTGACGGCAAATTCCTGGATACGCCGTACCGGGAATATCAAGCTGAGATGGATATCATCAATATGGCGTTCTGCGAGGTCATGCTTGAAGGGGACGCTGACGGCAATATTTTTAGCTTCCCGATCCCGACATACAACATCACGAAGGGCTTTGACTGGAACAGTGAAGTATCGAGAGCGATCTTTAAAATGACCGATAAATACGGAATCCCGTATTTTGCGAACTTTATCAACTCCGATATGAATCCGGAGGACGCCAGAAGCATGTGCTGCCGTCTGCGTCTGGACAACAGGGAACTCAGAAAACGCGGCGGTGGCCTGTTCGGAGCCAATCCGCTCACAGGAAGCATTGGAGTTGTAACCCTGAACCTGCCGTTGTACGGCTATCTGGCTAAAGGCAACTGGGATCAGTTCATCACACTGATCGATAACCACATGAATATCGCCCGGTCCTCGCTGCAGACCAAACGCAAAACGCTGGAGATCCTGACGGACAACGGCTTGTATCCCTATACTAAATTTTATCTGAGAGATATTAAAAAACGATTTGGCAAGTACTGGACGAACCACTTTTCGACGATCGGTCTAGTCGGCATGAATGAAGCGATCCGTAATTTTACTTCGGACGCCGATGACATCACCACCGTTTTCGGACAGAATTTTGCCAAGGAAACATTGAACTATATGAGAGACCGCATCCAGGAATTCCAGGAGCAAGACGGAGACCTCTATAACCTCGAAGCAACACCGGCGGAAGGTACGAGCTACCGTCTGGCCAAAATCAACAAAAAGCACTATCCCGATATGATTACGGCCGGCGACAATGAACCGTATTATACGAACTCCACCCACCTGCCTGTGGGCTATACCAGCGACCTGTTCCGCGCCGTCGAGCTTCAGGATGACCTGCAGACGCTTTATACCGGCGGGACCGTGCTTCACGGTTATCTGGCTGAAAGTCTCGATGATCTTGCCGTCGCCAAGGCCGTCGTACGCAGGGTGTTTGAGAACTTCCAGCTGCCGTATTTCACGCTGACTCCGACTTTCAGCATCTGCGAAGACCACAAGTATATCAAAGGCGAGCATTTCAACTGCCCCGAGTGCGGCAGGGAAACTCTGGTCATGACGAGGGTCACCGGGTTCTATAGACCGATCTCCGCCATGAACCCCGGCAAACAGGAAGAGAAAAAAGAAACCGTCAAATACCGTGTTATGGGAATCACTCCAAGTCTGTTTGACGGCGTAGCAAAGTAA
- the nrdR gene encoding transcriptional regulator NrdR: MRCPFCQSDDTKVLDSRQIEEGTAIRRRRECDVCTKRFTTYERYEDFQLIVVKKDGRREPFSRHKLLSGLNKACEKRPVSTEQLETMVTDIEREMRDINDREVPSELIGEAVMKKLFAADEIAYIRFASVYRQFKDIQKFMEELNGLVKRRK; this comes from the coding sequence TTGCGCTGTCCTTTTTGTCAGAGTGACGACACGAAGGTGCTGGATTCCAGACAGATTGAGGAAGGCACTGCTATCCGACGCAGACGGGAATGCGATGTCTGCACAAAGCGTTTTACGACGTATGAGCGCTACGAGGATTTTCAGCTGATTGTCGTGAAAAAGGATGGCAGAAGAGAGCCCTTTTCCCGTCATAAACTGCTGTCAGGCTTGAACAAGGCCTGTGAAAAACGCCCCGTGTCTACCGAACAGCTGGAAACAATGGTCACCGATATCGAAAGAGAAATGCGTGATATCAACGACCGCGAAGTGCCGAGCGAATTGATCGGCGAAGCCGTCATGAAAAAACTGTTTGCAGCAGATGAAATTGCGTATATTCGCTTTGCTTCTGTTTACAGGCAGTTCAAGGATATTCAGAAGTTTATGGAAGAGTTGAACGGACTGGTAAAGCGTCGCAAATAA
- the metH gene encoding methionine synthase, which yields MQRSGETMKQQIFNELLAKKILILDGAMGTMLQQKDLSAEDFGGPEQEGCNEILTLTRPYIVRDIHEAYLKAGADIIETNTFGGTNIVLGEYHLGDRDMEINEAAARLAREAADKWSTAEKPRFVAGSMGPTTKMLAFGGGITFTDLEEAYCRQTLGLIKGGVDLLIVETCQDTLNIKAAGLGIQRAFAELGREVPLVVSVTIEPSGTMLAGQNIEALYISIQHLKPAAVGMNCGTGAELMNDHLRTLEGLASCAVSCYPNAGLPDEEGGYQETPEEFAGKMAAYAAKGWLNIAGGCCGTTDRHIEALAAALAKYAPRQMRAAERSSVAGLEAVWPEEENRPLLVGERANVIGSRKFKELIAGEYYEEGSEIARNQVKKGAQIVDVCVANPDRDELEDMVSFLPHVVNKVKAPLMLDTTDPAVLEAGLRLIQGKAIINSINLENGRERFDEVVPLLRKFGTAVVVGLIDEQGMALTRERKLEVAGRSYDLLVHEYGLSAADIIFDPLTFPVGTGDVKYLGSAVETIEGLRLIKAKYPECKTILGISNVSFGLPAAGREVLNAVFVYLNTVAGLDYAIVNSEKLERYATIPQAEKKLAQDLLLNTNDQTLKAFTDFYREKKVTEQKQTSGLSVEERLAGAIVEGSKEGLENDLYEALTKYRPLEIINGPLMKGMEEVGSLFNRNQLIVAEVLQSAEVMKAAVTILEAYMEKAEEAVKGKILLATVKGDVHDIGKNLVEIILANNGYKVVNLGVKVSSEQLIEAARREMPDAIGLSGLLVKSVQQMLLTAQDLQAAGINIPLILGGAALSRKYTEEKIAPQYGGPVLYARDAMAGLNLLNGLKSKTANDSGSYNAAKNNDQAGNVGTISGNIPDSISGSISDNHSENKFSPVSFDGPVCRPQHTAREVLLDYPLAEIIPNLDLPFILRRYLGVKNKLRHPSQEEIKAAESLLLDSEDVSQDKSAKIQKFVQDFLEEIQEHKLITVNGVFAFYPACANGNTVAIMDSESDSNPDSNLKASNIVLEELSFPRQQKDNGLCLADYVRPWNKLDGQEQTYDYLGMFALTTGLGIREKAENYRDKGEYLKSFLLQVLALELAEGFADIMHEKMRKIWGIDNGIRVSPGYPIYPALEEQAKLFRLLKPEEIGITLTENFMMDPEASVTAVVFSHPEAKIFNINR from the coding sequence TTGCAAAGAAGTGGTGAGACCATGAAACAACAGATTTTTAATGAATTACTTGCGAAAAAAATTCTGATTCTGGACGGAGCGATGGGAACCATGCTTCAGCAGAAGGATCTGTCTGCCGAAGATTTTGGAGGGCCTGAACAAGAAGGCTGCAACGAAATCCTGACGCTCACCCGTCCTTATATCGTGCGTGATATTCATGAGGCCTATCTGAAAGCCGGTGCGGATATCATTGAAACCAATACCTTCGGAGGCACAAATATTGTCCTTGGGGAATATCATCTCGGGGACAGGGATATGGAAATCAACGAGGCTGCGGCACGGCTGGCCCGCGAAGCGGCCGACAAATGGTCTACAGCGGAAAAACCGCGGTTTGTGGCTGGATCCATGGGCCCGACGACCAAGATGCTGGCCTTTGGAGGCGGTATTACTTTTACTGACCTGGAAGAGGCTTATTGCCGTCAAACCCTTGGCCTTATTAAGGGAGGCGTCGATCTGCTGATCGTCGAAACCTGTCAGGATACGCTGAATATCAAGGCGGCAGGACTCGGGATCCAACGCGCCTTTGCTGAACTTGGGCGGGAGGTGCCGCTGGTCGTTTCCGTGACGATTGAACCTTCGGGTACGATGCTCGCAGGACAGAATATTGAAGCTTTATATATTTCGATACAGCACCTGAAGCCGGCTGCTGTCGGCATGAACTGCGGCACCGGAGCAGAACTGATGAATGATCACCTCAGAACCCTGGAGGGGCTTGCCTCTTGCGCCGTGAGCTGTTACCCGAACGCGGGGCTTCCTGATGAAGAAGGCGGCTACCAGGAAACTCCGGAAGAGTTTGCCGGAAAGATGGCCGCTTACGCAGCCAAAGGCTGGCTGAACATTGCCGGTGGATGCTGCGGGACGACGGATCGCCATATCGAAGCCTTGGCAGCAGCCTTGGCCAAGTACGCTCCGAGACAAATGCGGGCTGCTGAACGAAGCAGCGTCGCAGGACTCGAAGCAGTCTGGCCCGAAGAAGAAAACCGGCCGCTGCTGGTCGGCGAGCGGGCCAATGTGATCGGTTCTCGCAAATTCAAGGAGCTTATTGCCGGTGAGTATTATGAAGAAGGTTCCGAGATTGCCCGAAATCAGGTCAAGAAGGGCGCTCAGATTGTGGATGTCTGTGTGGCCAATCCCGACCGGGACGAACTTGAGGATATGGTTAGCTTTCTGCCCCATGTTGTCAATAAAGTCAAAGCGCCGCTGATGCTGGATACGACCGATCCCGCGGTTTTGGAAGCAGGACTCCGGTTAATTCAGGGCAAAGCAATCATTAATTCGATCAACCTTGAAAACGGCCGGGAACGCTTTGATGAAGTTGTTCCGCTGCTTCGAAAATTCGGTACTGCAGTCGTAGTTGGCTTAATCGATGAACAGGGTATGGCCCTGACCCGGGAACGCAAGCTCGAAGTGGCCGGACGCTCTTACGATCTGCTGGTGCATGAATACGGTCTTTCAGCTGCCGATATTATCTTTGATCCGCTGACATTCCCGGTAGGGACCGGGGATGTCAAGTATCTCGGTTCTGCAGTTGAGACCATTGAAGGCCTGCGACTGATCAAAGCCAAATATCCGGAATGCAAGACGATTCTTGGGATCAGCAATGTCTCCTTCGGTCTGCCTGCGGCAGGCCGGGAAGTGTTGAATGCCGTTTTCGTCTATCTGAATACCGTAGCCGGACTGGACTACGCGATTGTCAATTCCGAAAAACTGGAACGTTATGCGACGATTCCTCAGGCAGAGAAAAAACTGGCCCAAGATCTGCTCTTAAATACGAATGACCAGACCTTAAAAGCTTTTACCGATTTTTACAGAGAGAAAAAGGTCACGGAACAAAAACAGACGTCCGGGCTTTCCGTTGAGGAACGGCTGGCAGGAGCTATTGTGGAAGGCTCCAAAGAGGGCCTGGAGAATGATCTGTACGAGGCCCTGACGAAATATCGGCCGCTCGAAATTATTAACGGTCCGCTGATGAAAGGTATGGAGGAAGTCGGCAGCCTCTTTAACAGGAACCAGCTGATCGTGGCTGAAGTTCTGCAGAGCGCCGAAGTCATGAAGGCAGCGGTGACCATCCTGGAGGCCTATATGGAAAAAGCCGAAGAGGCAGTCAAAGGGAAGATCCTGCTCGCAACGGTCAAGGGCGATGTCCATGATATCGGCAAGAATCTTGTGGAAATCATCCTGGCCAATAACGGCTATAAGGTGGTCAACCTTGGCGTCAAAGTCAGTTCCGAACAGCTGATCGAAGCGGCTAGGCGAGAGATGCCTGATGCGATCGGTCTATCCGGGCTTCTGGTCAAATCGGTTCAGCAGATGCTGTTGACTGCCCAGGATCTTCAGGCAGCCGGAATTAATATCCCGCTGATTCTCGGAGGCGCGGCTCTGTCGCGCAAATATACCGAGGAGAAGATTGCCCCGCAATACGGCGGACCGGTTTTGTATGCGCGCGACGCCATGGCTGGACTGAATCTTCTGAATGGCTTGAAAAGCAAGACGGCCAATGATTCCGGAAGCTATAACGCAGCTAAAAATAATGATCAGGCCGGTAATGTTGGTACGATTTCCGGCAACATCCCAGACAGTATCTCCGGCAGTATTTCTGACAACCACAGCGAAAATAAATTTTCGCCGGTCAGCTTTGACGGACCTGTCTGCCGCCCGCAGCATACAGCACGGGAGGTCCTTCTGGATTATCCGCTGGCGGAGATTATCCCGAACTTGGATCTGCCTTTTATCCTGAGGCGTTATCTCGGGGTCAAAAACAAACTGCGCCACCCTTCCCAGGAAGAAATCAAGGCAGCGGAAAGCCTCCTGCTGGATTCCGAAGATGTTTCCCAAGATAAATCAGCCAAAATCCAGAAATTTGTTCAGGATTTCCTGGAAGAGATCCAAGAACACAAGCTGATTACGGTCAATGGGGTATTTGCGTTTTATCCGGCCTGTGCGAACGGAAATACGGTCGCTATTATGGATTCAGAATCAGATTCGAATCCGGATTCGAATCTGAAAGCTTCAAATATTGTCCTTGAAGAACTCAGTTTTCCGCGTCAGCAAAAAGATAATGGCCTTTGTCTCGCTGATTATGTCCGTCCCTGGAATAAGCTTGACGGTCAGGAGCAGACGTATGATTATCTTGGTATGTTTGCGCTGACTACGGGCCTGGGAATTAGAGAAAAGGCCGAGAATTACCGGGACAAGGGCGAATACCTGAAGTCGTTTCTTCTTCAGGTTCTGGCCCTGGAGCTGGCTGAAGGATTTGCTGACATCATGCATGAAAAGATGCGTAAAATCTGGGGGATTGATAACGGCATCCGGGTTTCTCCGGGCTACCCGATCTACCCTGCACTGGAAGAACAGGCCAAGCTGTTCAGACTGCTGAAACCGGAGGAGATTGGAATAACGCTGACAGAGAATTTCATGATGGACCCCGAAGCGTCTGTTACCGCTGTTGTTTTTTCTCATCCTGAAGCTAAGATATTTAATATTAATCGTTGA